One region of Fragaria vesca subsp. vesca linkage group LG4, FraVesHawaii_1.0, whole genome shotgun sequence genomic DNA includes:
- the LOC101305461 gene encoding mitogen-activated protein kinase kinase kinase 3-like produces MQGLVGLVRESLDFRTSGLVDKIGSSIRKSRIGLFAKPPPARALPPPFSVDDAPPIRWRKGELIGSGAFGRVYMGMNLDSGELIAVKQVSIAASSASKEKTQAHIRELEEEVRLLKNLSHPNIVRYLGTAREADSLNILLEFVPGGSISSLLGKFGSFPESVIRMYTKQLLLGLEYLHKNGIMHRDIKGANILVDNKGCIKLADFGASKKVVELATINGAKSMKGTPYWMAPEVILQTGHSFSADIWSVGCTVIEMATGKPPWSQQYQEVAALFHIGTTKSHPPIPEHLSAEAKDFLLQCLEKEPDFRSSASELLQHPFVTGYYQEPRSALRTSVMEAGNQMATPRTNLKNSMNVSIRRSTSAGLKDICDMGTVRCSTVYPNNISGGSSCWGANNTDDDMCQLDDSDDIMLGSFVKFNSVMASGGLNKSFNPMCEPTDDWQCKFDESVELGKSGMNLPPCQTIHEASNSAGASHKVENEFTFPCGPSVAEDDEEVTETKIRAFLDEKALDLKKLQTPLFEEFFNTVNAAGPPGGIGNANCDHVSNNLHLPPKSKSPSRAPSRRFSSIVGSVNGSRFGKHTLNASNASVEHNHILQEIQPPQLSERKGPIADPQKESFSASASFSELQRRWKEELDEELERKREMKRKAGLGMNTSPSPNNRIISRQREQQWGVFPRK; encoded by the exons ATGCAAGGCCTCGTCGGCTTGGTCCGCGAGTCCCTTGACTTCCGCACCAGCGGGCTCGTCGATAAGATCGGCTCTAGCATCAGGAAATCTCGAATCGGACTCTTCGCTAAGCCTCCGCCGGCGCGTGCGCTTCCTCCGCCATTCTCGGTGGACGACGCGCCGCCGATTCGGTGGCGCAAAGGCGAGTTGATTGGGTCCGGGGCCTTCGGGCGCGTCTATATGGGGATGAACCTCGATTCCGGAGAGCTTATTGCCGTTAAACAG GTTTCGATTGCTGCGAGTAGTGCTTCGAAGGAGAAGACACAG GCTCATATTCGGGAGCTGGAGGAGGAAGTGAGGCTTCTTAAGAATCTTTCACACCCAAACATTGTT AGGTACTTGGGGACTGCTAGAGAAGCCGATTCGTTGAATATTCTGTTGGAATTTGTGCCAGGCGGATCCATATCATCCCTCTTGGGGAAGTTTGGGTCATTTCCCGAGTCT GTTATAAGAATGTACACAAAGCAACTCTTGTTGGGCCTTGAATACTTACACAAGAATGGAATTATGCATAGGGACATCAAG GGTGCAAATATCCTTGTCGATAATAAGGGATGCATTAAACTTGCAGACTTTGGTGCATCGAAGAAAGTTGTTGAACTG GCCACTATAAATGGTGCCAAGTCAATGAAGGGTACTCCATATTGGATGGCCCCGGAAGTTATTCTCCAGACTGGCCATAGCTT CTCTGCTGACATATGGAGTGTTGGATGTACTGTGATTGAGATGGCTACTGGAAAGCCTCCATGGAGCCAACAGTATCAGGAG GTTGCTGCTCTCTTCCATATTGGAACAACAAAATCTCACCCACCCATTCCTGAGCATCTCTCTGCTGAGGCAAAGGATTTTTTATTACAATGTCTAGAGAA GGAACCTGACTTCAGGTCTTCTGCATCAGAATTGCTGCAG CACCCATTTGTCACTGGGTATTATCAGGAACCTCGTTCAGCATTACGCACTTCAGTTATG GAAGCTGGAAACCAGATGGCAACACCTAGGACCAATCTTAAGAACTC TATGAATGTTTCGATCAGAAGGTCAACCTCCGCAGGTCTGAAGGATATTTGTGACATGGGCACTGTAAGGTGCTCAACTGTATACCCTAACAATATCTCAGGAGGGAGCTCCTGCTGGGGAGCAAATAATACTGATGATGACATGTGTCAGCTGGATGATTCTGATGATATAATGCTTGGTTCATTTGTAAAATTCAATTCTGTGATGGCATCCGGAGGATTGAACAAG AGTTTCAATCCAATGTGTGAACCAACTGATGACTGGCAATGTAAGTTTGATGAAAGTGTGGAATTGGGGAAAAGTGGAATGAACTTGCCCCCTTGTCAAACAATACATGAGGCGTCTAACAGCGCTGGAGCGTCTCATAAGGTGGAGAATGAATTCACATTTCCTTGTGGTCCATCAGTAGCCGAGGATGATGAGGAAGTCACGGAAACGAAAATAAGAGCCTTCCTGGATGAAAAG GCATTAGATCTGAAGAAGCTGCAGACACCATTATTTGAAGAATTCTTTAATACTGTAAATGCAGCTGGTCCTCCCGGTGGAATTGGAAATGCAAATTGTGATCATGTTTCAAATAATCTGCATCTACCTCCTAAAAGCAAGTCACCCAGTAGGGCCCCTAGTAGAAGATTCTCTTCAATTGTTGGATCTGTCAATGGTTCACGCTTCGGGAAACACACCCTAAATGCATCAAATGCAAGCGTTGAGCATAATCATATCTTACAGGAAATTCAGCCACCTCAGCTTAGTGAACGGAAAGGGCCTATTGCGGATCCTCAGAAAGAATCATTTAGTGCAAG TGCAAGTTTTTCTGAGTTGCAAAGGAGGTGGAAAGAGGAGCTTGATGAAGAATTAGAGAGGAAACGAG AGATGAAACGCAAGGCTGGTTTAGGAATGAATACATCACCATCGCCGAACAACCGGATTATTAGTCGACAAAGAGAGCAGCAATGGGGTGTTTTCCCCAGAAAATGA
- the LOC101308168 gene encoding uncharacterized GPI-anchored protein At3g06035-like produces MASSSLRLLFPLLLSCIVLLNHQVKCDEADEEDNLLQGINSYRATALNLTALTKNDNAECLADEIADQFKKQPCTNTTGSFTVPGTETQFANFPDLLAKCHLNVSNTRDGVIMPACVPNLDPTLVLNNFTKSQYSSSLNQTNFTGIGIGSEDNWIVVILTTSTPEGSYVPAQSIDSAGADTGTSSVSKSKISLIQYLLCLLMGFVFHL; encoded by the exons ATGGCGTCTTCTTCGCTTCGTCTTCTCTTTCCATTGCTCCTGTCTTGCATTGTTCTCTTGAATCACCAAGTCAAATGCGATGAAG CTGATGAGGAGGATAATCTGCTTCAAGGCATCAACAGTTATAGGGCTACTGCCTTGAACTTAACAGCCCTTACAAAGAATGACAATGCAGAGTGCCTAGCAGATGAGATAGCTGACCAATTCAAAAAGCAACCCTGTACAAACACCACTGGTTCTTTCACAGTACCAGGCACTGAAACCCAGTTTGCCAACTTTCCAGACCTTTTAGCCAAATGTCATTTGAATGTCTCAAACACAAGGGATGGAGTCATAATGCCTGCTTGCGTTCCGAATCTGGATCCTACTCTTGTCCTTAACAACTTCACAAAGTCTCAGTACTCATCGAGTCTTAATCAGACAAATTTTACAGGAATCGGAATTGGTTCTGAAGATAACTGGATTGTTGTTATTTTGACCACGAGCACACCTGAAGGAAGCTATGTACCTGCACAAAGCATTGACAGTGCCGGAGCCGATACTGGTACCAGTTCAGTTTCCAAGTCCAAGATCAGTTTGATTCAATACTTGCTGTGTTTGCTGATGGGGTTTGTGTTCCATTTGTAA
- the LOC101307879 gene encoding peroxisomal adenine nucleotide carrier 1-like, with product MGFDLESVAEATSGAIGALVSTTILYPLDTCKTKYQAEVRAQNQQKYRNISDVFWEAISTRQVLSLYQGLGTKNLQSFISQFIYFYGYSFFKRLYLKKSGNKTMGTKANLIVAAAAGACTVIVTQPLDTASSRMQTSEFGKSKGLWKTLSEGTWIEAFDGLGISLLLTSNPSIQYTVFDQLKQKLLIGQLSKRTGTESSPEALSAFSAFALGAVSKCIASCLTYPAIRCKVMIQAADDDEEGSNEVQEKSHKTKKTVLDAFYAIWRREGPLGFFKGLQAQILKTVLSSALLLMIKEKITKSTWVLLIALKRFLFLKQSRLKNA from the exons ATGGGGTTTGATCTTGAATCTGTTGCGGAGGCAACCTCGGGGGCCATTGGAGCTCTGGTCAGCACCACCATCTTGTACCCACTTGATACTTGCAAGACCAAATACCAAGCTGAAGTCCGAGCTCAGAATCAGCAGAAGTACAG GAACATTTCTGATGTTTTTTGGGAAGCAATTTCTACCCGTCAGGTGCTTTCATTATACCAGGGCCTTGGGACAAAGAACCTGCAGTCCTTTATATCACAGTTCATCTACTTCTATGGATATAGTTTTTTTAAGAGGTTGTACTTGAAGAAAAGTGGAAACAAAACCATGGGAACAAAAGCGAATTTGATAGTTGCCGCCGCTGCTGGGGCTTGTACAGTCATAGTGACACAG CCGTTGGATACAGCATCATCAAGGATGCAAACGAGTGAGTTTGGGAAATCCAAAGGACTCTGGAAGACCCTGTCAGAGGGAACTTGGATCGAGGCGTTTGATGGTCTTGGCATATCACTTCTTTTGACTTCTAACCCGTCGATCCAG TATACGGTATTTGATCAGCTGAAACAAAAGCTATTAATTGGGCAGCTGAGCAAACGAACGGGTACAGAGTCATCTCCAGAAGCTCTTTCTGCCTTTTCTGCTTTCGCTTTGGGTGCTGTCTCAAAGTGTATCGCGTCTTGCTTGACATACCCAGCCATCAG GTGCAAGGTGATGATTCAAGCTGCAGATGACGATGAAGAAGGTAGCAATGAAGTTCAAGAAAAGTCGCATAAAACCAAAAAGACAGTTTTGGATGCCTTTTATGCCATTTGGAGAAGAGAGGGGCCACTGGGTTTCTTCAAAGGATTACAGGCTCAGATACTAAAAACTGTTCTAAGCTCGGCATTGCTATTGATGATAAAGGAGAAGATCACAAAGAGCACCTGGGTCCTGTTGATTGCGCTGAAGAGATTTCTATTTCTCAAGCAAAGCAGATTAAAGAATGCTTAG
- the LOC101305168 gene encoding protein FAR1-RELATED SEQUENCE 5-like, translating into MTKAISEALPHTFHRYCSWHILNKFSEKLDAIKYRDHYQDFHSCIWNSSSGDEFDSRWNELIEKSGLSDNKWLKSIYEIRSSWIPAHVNHCFSAGMSSSQRAESQHSFFKDYVSQWNTLVEFMVQFRRGLLHQRNHELREDHINIEEKVKTVMSLDIEDDMAKVYTRKCFYEVQEQLKESFKYKLELLRKNKTESMFKVIRKNIDTSKSREVIYKKASNFASCSCRKWESEGLPCWHILCYLIKIQDVDKLLVQYSLKRWTKAARQSVVLDSNGVEIKDNKTFFVRRTKLLQHATYAIDKAIVSDEAS; encoded by the coding sequence ATGACTAAAGCCATTTCAGAAGCACTCCCACATACATTTCATAGATATTGCAGTTGGCACATTCTAAATAAATTTTCAGAGAAGCTAGATGCGATTAAATATCGGGATCACTACCAAGACTTTCATAGCTGCATTTGGAATTCAAGTAGTGGAGATGAGTTTGATTCAAGGTGGAATGAACTTATTGAGAAGAGTGGATTGAGTGATAACAAGTGGCTGAAGTCGATATACGAAATCCGTTCATCATGGATACCAGCACATGTAAATCATTGTTTCTCAGCAGGAATGTCAAGTTCTCAAAGGGCAGAGAGTCAACATTCTTTTTTCAAGGATTATGTTTCTCAGTGGAATACGTTGGTGGAATTTATGGTTCAGTTTAGGAGGGGACTTCTTCACCAACGCAACCATGAGTTAAGGGAGGATCATATTAACATTGAAGAGAAGGTAAAAACTGTAATGTCCCTTGATATAGAAGATGATATGGCCAAGGTCTACACACGGAAGTGCTTTTACGAAGTTCAAGAACAGTTGAAAGAGAGCTTCAAATATAAACTTGAACTTCTAAGAAAAAATAAGACTGAATCCATGTTTAAGGTCATCCGAAAGAACATTGATACTTCTAAGTCTCGTGAAGTCATTTACAAAAAAGCTTCTAATTTTGCATCATGCAGCTGTAGGAAGTGGGAGAGTGAAGGGCTCCCATGTTGGCATATTTTGTGTTATTTGATTAAGATCCAAGATGTTGATAAACTGCTTGTTCAGTATAGCTTGAAAAGATGGACTAAAGCTGCAAGACAGAGTGTTGTGTTGGATTCTAATGGAGTGGAGATTAAAGATAATAAAACTTTCTTTGTAAGGAGGACTAAATTGTTACAACATGCTACATATGCCATTGATAAGGCAATTGTCAGTGATGAGGCTAGCTAG